The Verrucomicrobiota bacterium nucleotide sequence AACGATCAGCTCGCCTGGTCCAGCCTCTCTTTATTTTACGTCCGTAACAACCAGATCAAGGAAGCGGAAGCCGCCGGCGTCAAGGCGCGCATTTTATCCTGGGGCGGCAAAATCGCCAAGGAACCGGACCGCTAAGGAACCGCCAGCACCTTTTTTAATCACCTCGTGAAATATTTCGTCACCACCGCCATCGATTATACCAACAGCGGTCCGCATATCGGTCACGCCTATGAAAAGGTGCTCGCCGACGTGATCGTGCGTTACCAACGCCTGACCCGAGGCGCCGGAAACGCCTTTCTTTTGACCGGCGTCGACCAGCATGGCCAGAAAGTTCAGCAGGCTGCCCGCAGACAAAATATCGAGCCGATGCAGTTTGCGCAGCAGAACACCGACGAATTCCTGCGCCTTTGGGACCTGCTGGAAATCCGAAAAGATGGCTGGGCCGCCACTACAGACCCGCGCCACAAGCGCGCCGTCCGAACGGTGCTCGCGGCGTTGCTTGAAAAGGACGAGCTCTACAAGGCCAAGTACACCGGCTACTACAGCGTCCGCCAGGAACAATTCCTGACCGACAAGGACCGCGACGAACGGGGCGAGTTCGGTCCGGAGTGGGGCGAAGTTGCTTACATTGAGGAAGAGAACTGGTATTTTCGGCTCAGCAAACACAGAGACTGGCTTCGAGCTTACGTTGAGCGCCACCCGGAATTCGTTGCCCCCGCCTTCCGGCATGCGGAACTTCTGAACGCCATCGATCGGCTGAGCGGCGACTTGTGCATTTCCCGTCCCAAGGAACGGTTGTCCTGGGGTATTGAGTTCCCGTTTGACCCCGACTACGTGACCTACGTCTGGTTCGACGCGCTGCTGAATTACGTGACGTTCGCCGGGTATCTCGCCGAACCCGGCTCAGGCCTGCCCGATTTTAGGGAACTCTGGCCCTGCCAGGCGCACGTCATCGGTAAAGACATCCTGATTCCCGCACACGGCATCTACTGGCCGGTGATGCTTCACGCCATGGGCTTTCCGGATGAGCAGATGCCGAAACTGCTCGTGCACGGCTGGTGGAACATGGCAGGCGCCAAGATGAGCAAGAGCCTGGGGAACGTGGTCGACCCATTTGACGTCATCCAGAAATACGGCACCGATGCGCTCCGTTATTACCTCATGCGGGACATTGTGACCGGCCAGGACGCCGACCTCAGCCTGGAACGCCTTCTCGTCCGGTACAACACCGATCTTGCCAATGATCTCGGCAACCTGGTTAACCGCACCATCAACATGAGCCGGCGTTACCGGCAGGGCCGCCTGGCGAAGCCCGCTGCCTTCAACCCGGGGACAGATGCGCTGCGCGACCTGAGCGCCACCATCGTTGACCGGTATCACCAGGCTTTTCAACAACACCTGGTACACGCTGCCCTCGAAGCCGTCTGGGAACTCGTCGGCGAGGCCAATGCCCTGGTGGAACGCAAGGCGCCCTGGAAGCTCGCCAAGGAACCGGAGCAGGCCGCTGAGCTCGACGCGGTGCTTTATGCCCTGGCGGAAACCTGCCGGTTGCTGGCTGCACTCATTTCGCCGGTAACCCCGGGCGCCTCGCGCAAGATTCTCGCCCAGTTGCAGGCCGAAACCATGCAGGAACTTGCCTGGGGCAGCTTACCTGACCAACACCAACTGGGTGCACCCAGCCCGGTGTTTCCCCGCGTTCAGATCCCCGCAGAATGACTTCCGGACCCGAGACCGCACCTACCCTCTTTCTTAACCCGCCCTCCTATCGCGGGTTCGACGGCGGTGCGGGCTCCCGTTACCAGGCCCGGCGCGAGGTCCGGTCCTTCTGGTACCCGACCTGGCTGGCGCAACCGGCCGCGCTGATTCCAAACAGCCGGTTGGTGGATGCCCCGCCTCACGACCTTGACTCGGCAGCGGTACTCCGTATCGCCCGCGATTACCCGCACGTGGTCATCCATACCTCAAGTCCGACCCTCGCAGGTGACGCAGCGCTCGCCGAAAACATCAAAAATCAGCGACCCGACGCAAAGGTCGGTTTTGTCGGTGCGCACGCGGCCGTGCTGCCCGAGGAAACCTTGCGGGCTTCCGAGGCGATTGACTGGGT carries:
- a CDS encoding methionine--tRNA ligase gives rise to the protein MKYFVTTAIDYTNSGPHIGHAYEKVLADVIVRYQRLTRGAGNAFLLTGVDQHGQKVQQAARRQNIEPMQFAQQNTDEFLRLWDLLEIRKDGWAATTDPRHKRAVRTVLAALLEKDELYKAKYTGYYSVRQEQFLTDKDRDERGEFGPEWGEVAYIEEENWYFRLSKHRDWLRAYVERHPEFVAPAFRHAELLNAIDRLSGDLCISRPKERLSWGIEFPFDPDYVTYVWFDALLNYVTFAGYLAEPGSGLPDFRELWPCQAHVIGKDILIPAHGIYWPVMLHAMGFPDEQMPKLLVHGWWNMAGAKMSKSLGNVVDPFDVIQKYGTDALRYYLMRDIVTGQDADLSLERLLVRYNTDLANDLGNLVNRTINMSRRYRQGRLAKPAAFNPGTDALRDLSATIVDRYHQAFQQHLVHAALEAVWELVGEANALVERKAPWKLAKEPEQAAELDAVLYALAETCRLLAALISPVTPGASRKILAQLQAETMQELAWGSLPDQHQLGAPSPVFPRVQIPAE